Genomic DNA from Callospermophilus lateralis isolate mCalLat2 chromosome 11, mCalLat2.hap1, whole genome shotgun sequence:
TCTGTTCTCAGGACTGAACCTGATCTCAATCACTtagtatttttcaagctttttgacCGTGACACAGTTCATATGTATGAAATTATATGTGTCTATTTCCTAAACAAAAGTTTCATAGATAATATTTGTCTTTAAGATATATGATGAACTTTGATGTTTTCTATtctatttccattttttaaaatactggcCATGTCTCCCTACACTGATGCAATGTGTACCTGCCACTGCTTTGAGCCTTTGAGAGTCAGAcagcaggaagggcattgggaagAAGCTGGCACCTTATGCATGCTagacatgtgctctaccactgggctacatctccagccaatatgtatttttttagtgaGGTTGAGTTATGTTCTTTATGTTCATGAGTCTAGCATATTTCCCCCATAAACGGCTTCTCCATACACTTTGcccattttatttgtttcttaatGATTTATTTTAGCCCTTTATAAATTAAAGGAATTAGGCCAAGTGTGATAGCACATACCTATGATACCAGTACcttaggaggctgagccaggaggatcacaagtccaaggccagcttgggcaacttagtgagatcctgtgtctaaataaaaaacagaaaagactggggatatagctcaatgcccagtaccacaaaataaataaatcataattgaaaaaaaaattagctgtTTGTCAGAGAAACTCTGCAAATAACCTCCCCCATAGAGCCATAAAGCTGAATGTTCTACAAGACGCctaccctttttaaatttttgcttgAAAAAGGAGGCTATTTTTTTTGTCACAGTTTTATTACAAATTTAAGTGGCTATAGTGAAAAAAAACTGATGAATGTTATATCACTCCAAATTTGCTGTTAGCATTTTATCTTACAGAGTTAGATAAATGAAGTGTATAATGTAGTATATGCTGTGAGTTTGTTTTTGGGGTATGCCTGGGAACCAGGGCTGAGGACAGCCCTACTTCCTTGAAGATACCACATCCTGGTATCTGAGATTTTATTAATACAGTGTTTTTCACTGTGTGAGTTATGAAGTCAATTTGGTAAACCATAGCCAGTGTTTTAACAAATTAAATAgaatagccagcctcagcaaaagcaaggtgctaagcaactctgtctctaaataaaatacaaaatagggctggggaggtggctcagtggttgagtgcccctgagttcaatcctcaatagccccccccccccacaaaaaaattaaatagaatagaCTAGAAGTCACTTTTGGGGGGAATATTAAATAATGTATATTTCTAGGGGGCAGTATAGTCTGCACAGCTGCCACTTTTGAAAGCTATAAAATATTCATGCTGAAATACAGAGGTTCTTAAAATGGTACGAGAATAGCCACAAAAATCCGTGGTGGGCTGGGGGGCAGAGTCTATTTCTACCTGCTACAGTTATTTCTGAGGTCTGTAGACAAGACCTAGAGAAGGTATTTGGCCTTTGGGAAACTCAAGAAAGTCAGAGCGTCATAGCTAGCGGTGCACACAAGTGAGAGGGAAAGGGGCATCAGCAACCCAGACGAAGGAATTGAGAGGAAaggttgaggtttttttttttttttaagttgtagttggacaataactttattttatttacttatttttatgtggtgctgagaatcgaacctgggccttgcacgtgctaggcgagcgctctactgctgagtcacagccccagccccaaggttgagtttttaaaatcagttttttaaaatcagttgagggggctgggattgtggctcagcagtagagcgctcgcctttgcaccctgtgagaccctgggttcgatgctcggcaccacataaaataaataaataaacaaaattaagatattgtatctatgtataattaaaaaaaaatcagttgagaAACAGTGGGAAAAACAGGAGCAACAGAAAGCAAAAGAGTAGGAAGTGCTGGATTGAACCCCAGTCTGACCAGCTTGTCCACTGTTCTTGTAGAGTCCTTCTCTATCCCCAAATTCCACGTCAGCCCCCATGGAATGATCACTGAAGGAGAACAGCTCTACATTAAGTGCACGATTCAAGTGACACACCTGGCCCATGAAATGCCAGAAATCATCATCCAGAAGGACAAGGCGATCGTGGCCACCAACACCAACAGAAAGAACCCCGAGGCGGTCTACTCAGAAATGGCCATGGTGGAGCACAACGGCAACTACACCTGCAAAGTGGAGTCCAGCCGCATTTCCAAGGTCAGCAGCATCGTGGTCAACATAACAGGTAGGGCTCCTACTGCAGGAGAGTGTTTGCAAATGGCGGGCTCAGGGAGCAAGTGTGCTGCCATCCAGGATGGCCAGTAAGAATGGAGACTCTTCCTGCCCCTTCTCCTCTGAATGAatgtgctcaggctggcctttggTGCTGGTGGGGAAACGCCAACGCACAGAGAGTCAGCAGTCTGCTGTGTTGGTTGAGTACTCAGGTTCTCACGACAGACCCTAACCCTGCCACTCACTACTTCTGTGACCGTGGGTGAGTTATTGACTTTACCTCACTCTGAGAGATGGAGATGATGGTGCTCACCTTATAGGACTATTATAGTGATTAAATAactatgctcttttttttttttttcagagagagagagagaattttttaatatttattttttagttttcggtggacacaacatcttctttatttttatgtggtgctgaggatcgaacccagcgccctgtgcatgccaggcgagcatactaccgcttgagccacatcgccagcccaACTATGCTCTTAAGTGTTAGCACAATGCATTGTACAGAATAAGCACTCAAAGAATATTTTTACTATGTATCTGTGATGATACTACATTTATCTTTCTTCTGTGCCAAGCACGACGCTAGATCCCCAGTAGTTCCTACAATAggtcaggaaaaaaataatagtaataatttcCCATTGTGGAACACTGTGATAGGTTTATACATGTTTTTATTTAGTGCTTGAAACAATTGTACTTGATAATTATTTAGATACCCACTTTATGGATATGAAAACCGAGACTGGGAGATTAGTAACTCACCTAAGTATTAGAAGGGTCACCAGGGGGCAGAATAAGAGTCACCCCCAGATTGTTTGATTTCCAAACCTGTGTGCTTGAAAGTTCCCTCTGATTCCTACCCCCTCACCTGGcttcatttttctctaaaatacttattcctaaaaatatatacatatatactctgTTTCTCTTGTTTATTGGATTTATTCAGCCATTAGAATGTAAGCTGCTGAAAGCAGAACCAATTAtccattttatttaatatttttatctttaatttttttttttttttttggtggtgctggggattgaagccaaggcctcatgcatactagtcaagcatcctaccactgagctacatccctaacacCTGGAACAGTACCTGGCCATAGTAGGAATTCGATACAATTGTTATTTAACAGAAACAGAGAGGATAGGCTCTTCTTGGTCCCTCAGCAGAAGTGTCCATTCATGCTTGTGTCTGTTCCTTCACTCTTTCATTAAGCCCTCCACTGAGTGTCCAGGCACAGCCACAGTCCCCAGTGTCATATGTCGGAGGCCACCAGCTACTCATCTGGGTGAGTGGCATATAGGTTACAGCAGCAGTCTGGAATTCTAGTGTCTGCTGGAAATTTAGTGAATTATTGAGAATGACAGATAATTTGATGGCTCATGACATTTTTCACTGATAGGATTTATATTATCTCATTAGAGAAAAGTATTGAATCAACATTTATCGAGCTCCTTCTGTATTCTGGGCAAGTTATTGGGAATAGAAGCTGCCTGAGACAAGGTTGTGCCTTTGAGGACCACATGGACACAGACAGACCAGTCTGTGGCAGTTTGTTATAGTCTTAATGGACTCACACATGCTGCCTAGGACACTTTCCCTGGATAACTTTCTCCCAGAGACCATTCCCTGATTTCCCAAGGTGAAGTTCAGTGTCCCTTCTACAGGCTCTGCTGTCAACACCTTGTCAGAACTACCCACTAGATGTAAATGCTTTCAAGTCAATAATTGTTCTTTGTGCACTGCTGTCTCCCCAGTGCCTAGCAAGGTGCCTGTCCCAGAGATTGCCTGCAATAAGTTCTTGTGGAATGAACTGTGTGAATAAACAAAGAATTCGGTAAATCCATGCATCAATAATTGCCGAATTACAAATTGCAACCCTTTTCTTATCTATGTCTGTGAAATCAGTGCATCAGCAGGTGAGGAGAGCCTGTCCTGGAGACTCAGGCCCAGAATAAGTCTAACCGTTTAAAGGTGTGCTCATCAGGTAAATGAGAAGCAAAGACCTTCTGCAGGAAGATGCAGTTGGTTCTGCCAGGGCCACACTGCCCCttccaggcaggaacccagacacaCCGTCTCCTTCCTCCTGGCTGTTTTTCAGAACTGTTTTCCAAGCCAAAGCTGGAATCTTCCTCCATCCGTCTAGACCAAGGTGAGATGTTGAGCTTGTCATGCTCCATCCCAGGAGCACCTCTAGCCAACTTCACCATCCAGAGGGAAGGCGTGATTGTGTCGCAGGACCAGAACTTCTCCAAGATCGCCTTTGAGTGGGACAGTGGCATGTACACCTGCACCGCAGGCATCGGCAAAGTGGTCAAGAAAAGCAACACAGTCCAGATCACCGTGTGTGGTGAGTGGGTCCTCGCCAGCCCCGAGAGGGGAGGAAGGGAGCGGATCTCCCGCTGCAGGGCTCTCGGGTCTGAAGGCAGATCAGGCTTAGGGAGGGCAAGAATTGGAGGAAAAGAGGCGGGAAATCGAGAGTCCACACAGAGCAGGAGGGTGTTCCCGTCCAGAGTCCATGTGAGAGGCAATATAAGGAAATTGTCGTTTGTCCGCCAGGATCAAGTTCAAGACTTTATTGCGCCTTCACGCTGATGGTGTGGCCTCAGAATTGACAAGATTCTGGCTGCTGGTGCAGGCGGTCACTTGAAAGGCCAGGGAGGAAACACTGCTGAGTCAGCACTAAATACTAAGATCTAAGTTCCAGAATTTATCCTTATCCCAGCTAATCAGAAGGGGCAGGACTTCCAATGGGCGGACAATAGAGCCAGACTTCTGGCACTTAAATGTGTATCCGAGATCCAGTTAAAACACAGTAGGTCAGGAGGGGGCCAGATGCTACCCGTCCAGCTAGTGCATTGGTGATGCTGATGCTGCTGACCCCTGGACCATGATGTGAATACGAAACCCCCATCAAGCTGTTACTCAATCACCGTGCTACAGTTTCATTGGTGGCTGTGGCTTATCCAGCTGAGATTTTAGTCCCAATTGAACCAGCCTGTTTCCAATTCTCTAAATCCAACTCAAAGGAAAGAATGCAAGAGATGAATGTGGGtcattatattttacttttttttttatcattgctGCTCTTGGGAGGTGGTCACCGGTGATTTCATCTCATAAGGTTTATCAATAAGCTCACTTCAAAAATTGACCTAGAAGAATTCTTATCTCTTGAGGCAGGTAatttacatatcaggaatggctgAGGCACTGAAAAGAGTTTGTTTCAaaatgtattctgtttgggtgctTTCCATACTTTTCTGTATCTTTGCTTACCACAGAGAAAAATActgtatatgtgtgcatgtaagaagttttaaaatataaacatgcACTTATGAGGCTATAATGATTTCCTTGAATTTGTATCATTCTTTAGTTTGACTAGGGCCCTTCTTTTTCCCTCTCCcttattaacacacacacacacacatacacgctcTGCATGACAGTCTTGTCTTCTAGAAGTCCCTTAAAAATCAGTAAGCAGGCAGGCATTTGAAATTACCATGGTGACAGAGAGAGAAAAACCCAGAGTTTGAAGAAGGAGCATCTTGGGTTGGATTCATTGCTTCAGTCCCATTTGTACAATTTCCCTCTGTTGTTCTAGAAAAGCTCTCCAAGCCCAGGATTTTTCATGATGCCAAGTCTGAGATCATAAAAGGACAGACCATAAGAATCAGCTGCCATTCGATCAATGGGACGTCACCTATTTCTTACCGCCTTTTGAAAGCCACTCGTGATTTAGAAGTACAGACGAAGCTCTCCAAGGATCCTGCAGTATTCAAAGACAAACCAACCCAGGATGCAGATTACCAGTGTGCCACACACAACTGCCATTCCCTCCCTGGAATGGTCAGTGAGGTTCTGAGGGTCAAGGTGATAGGTAAGTTGCTGTATTATAAAAAGAAATCATGTCGGGTTGGGGTCTTTGGTCACCTTTGGAGGGTTTGGAGTTGCCCAGGGATTGTGGGGACAAGAAGAGAAATGGGTGATATTTGTGTGAAATCCATAAACCCAACATACATTAAAGCAAACCCCAGTCATGGGTCAGGAAAATATGATGCAGCCAGTGTAATCTCTTTTCAGACCTTTCAAGTGAATGGCTAGAATAGCATATGCAGGACTTGAGGAAGCCTGAAGTTGTGTGTTTGGGTTTCCTTAACTCTTGCTCTTTTTCAGTTGAACTGAGAACTATCCCTGAGAATCATAGGCCAGAGCTCTTCTCTGTAGTGGACCCTGGTGgagcaattctgtcatgtgtagaACCTGTAGCAATCAGAGCTACAGGTGTGATCTCCTGGGAATTGCTAATATGTACCTGGGATTCTCATACTCAAGAGAAATGTACCATCGTCTTAGGGATGGGTATTTTTCCTTAAATCTCTATCTTGTGCCTCATAGAAGACTTACGAGCACCATCGCTTGCACTTTTTAGATATTCTGCATCCAGTTGTAAGAAGTTTAATAAGGCATCGTCTTCTCTGTCCTTTGTCCCCTTTTGTTTAATGGCTGCGTGATATCATTAACATGGCTTATTAACTGCGTATTATGCATGCATTAACCTTGCAAAAAAGAGCAGAAGAGGGAAGAAGGACATGGTAAGAATGGGTTCATGTGAAGATTAACCTAGTGGCTGTATTATTGAGAAGAAGTGTAGTTTTCAGGTCTCAGGATACATGAAAAGGCAAACGCTGAACCCCATGTGAATTCATTGGTTAATTTGGGTCAATATTAGTGGCTAACATTTACTGAGCTCTGACCATACATCTAATCCTGTGTGAAGTATTGTAGTGAATTATTCTAATTAAGACCCACAATCACCAGAGAGTAGTAGGAGTGGTATTCTTGTTTTACGATGCAGCAACTAAGGCTCAGAGCAAAGAGCTGATGGGTGGTGGTGCTGCCATCTTGGTTTCCTACCCCTGAAAGCTGAAATTGATTCGTGGGAGCTTTTCACGCTTACCTGGGGGTGTCTTTGGAGTCTTAACTGGGAGTTTCCCAATCACTTTATGACCTGCTTCAtcctttgcttttgttttttaagttgtgATAAAATATGCACACTGTGAATTTACCCTCTTAGCCATTTTTTAGTGTAGAGTTTGGTGGCATGAAGCACATTCCCATTGTTGGCTAGCCATCACCACTGTCCATCTCCAGTTTTTTCAtcttacaacacacacacacacacacacacacacacaatagaacaGCTTAATAGTTGAGCTGACTAGTCAATAATGCGTAAATTAGTGAGTGAATGGAGGTGTCCCCTAGTGTCTTACCTTTAATCAATTAGTGAGGACAGGAGGTGTCCATTACTGCCCTTCTAGGCTAATCAGGGACAGGACCATGAAAAAGGTGGGATGAGAGGAGCAACTTAAATGAAAAGCACAGCCAAGTCCAAGTCACAGCCTGGGAGGGAAGCTGGCCATGGGCTGTGGACACTTTAGGTTCGTTCTCTGCCCCCCTTCTTCACTCAGTCCTAATCCTTTTCCTACTTTCCAGCCCCGGTGAATGAGGTCAGGCTTTCTATCCTGGCGAGTCAGGAGGTGGAATCCGGGGAGGAGATTGTGCTTCTATGCACAGTGGCTGAAGGGACCGGTCCGATCACATATAAGTTTTACAAAAAAATGGAGGACAAACCCTTCTATCAAATAGTCACAAATGAAACCAATGCATATTGGCGCAAGACAAAGGTTAGCAAGGAGCAAGAGGGACAGTACTACTGCACGGCTTCCAACAGAGCCAGCCCGCAGCAAAGCAGCCCCCAAAGCAACACCCTGGCAGTCAGAGGTGAGTCGGGATCTCAACAGCGGGTACGCGTGGGCAAGGGCACCAATCATACCCCTTATAAGAGGGAGTGGGTGGGAGGTCAGCTCAGGTGACTGAGGGTCAAGAGAACAACGTCCTCAAGCTCTGTGTCTGTAAGTGACAGAAACCCATTCAAATTAACTTGGGTAAAAAAGAGGAGTTGGGTGTGATAAGAAACCAGGAGCATTTCATGAAGTCTCAATTCCAAATTCTTGGCAAAAAGACTCCAAATAACTCACTTTGGGTCAAATATTTGCCCCCGGGATCCCTGTGGCCAAGGGAATGGGGTCATGCAGAATGGACATGGCTGGGGAGTCCACCTATAGGGTGAGGGTGGTTTCCTAAAGCAGGAGGAGAGCTGATCAGACAACCCAAAATGGGGTCTACCCCAGCACACTCAGTTTGATCCCTCCTTGAAGATCATGGCTGGCTTTGGATTATAGCAGAAGCAGCAAGTTCCCCACCAACAATGAGTTCAGCATCCCCCAGAGGTAGATGCTAAGGAAAGATACCAGTTATAAGGATTGTAAGAATCAGTCTCCATTTGATGATTTAACCTGATATCATTTCCTGCCGACCCAGGAAGAACcgatatatttctttctttcttttttttttcccctccatttCCAGTTTTTCTTGCCCCATGGAAGAAAGGACTCATTGCAGTTGTCGTCATTGGAGTGATCATTGCCACCTTGATAGTTGGGGCCAAATGCTATTTTCTGAGGAAAGCCAAGGGTGAGCACAGTTGCTTCCTTCCATTATGACAGGTGGTCCTGGCTGAGAACGCAGCTCGGATGTATAGTGCCCTAGAGGGAGCTGGGGAGGTgcacctggtttttctccttgggGTGTTACCTTGACAACCAAAGATCTAGCCTTGGTGGGTGTGGGGCTTCTGTCACCCCTGGATGTAGCTAGGCAAAATGAAAGGGGCTGCTTTCCTCCTTGGGCAGGCCAACGAGGGAACGAGGAAACGTGGAGGGAAGTTGCATCTTCATGTGGGCAGAGAAGCTGTTTCTGTGGGGTTTGGCCACTTCCAGTTCTCTAACTGGTAGAGTGTCAAGGACACACATGCACTGAAAGCTTCCCAAATAATCTGCCAGTGGCGCAATGGTTTCTACCCTGTGCTTGGGCGCCAGGCATGGGTGGGGAGCCAGGAACACCTGCTGGCACTCAGCTAGCCCAGACTCAAGGAAAAGGGCACAGAATCAATGATTTCTGCAAATAAATTTTTTCATAGGGTAAGGTTGGGTTCTTTGGGGGagactctggtgctggtgcctggGATGAGCGGGGGCCGCTGGGATGAGCAGGGGCCGTGTGTTTTTTCTCAGGCAGGAAAACTATAATTCCCTGGGAAGAGACAGGCTCCCAAACAAACGATTCCCAAGCCTGCCGCTGGCCTTGGTCTTCGGCCAGCTTGGAATTAAAAACACAGGGATTGATTTAGCCTTTACTTTTTGAGATTGTCTTGAACCAAAGAAACAGCTGCCCAGTTATCTAATTGATCTGCCCCTGTACCATTGCCCCCATCACCCATTGCCCCACATCACATCTCACAAGCAAAAATCACATCTGGCTCAGAGAGTCACAATGTGGTTTATCTGGAAAGTGAATGTGAAATCTCTTTGACCAGGAGAACAactccttctttctcttctctatttctctgaaaaatgtgaatgtacttaactttattctctctctctttttttaatgggtATGCAAGTCAAATGTCACTGCAATGACTATTACTGTCTGCTGTAGATACAGGCACCTTACCCTGACTTTGGTTtgtctctttccttttttaaagccaAGCAGATGCCCGTGGAGATGTCCAGGTCAGTGTCCTTGTAAGAGGGTGCAGCTCTTTTTGTGGGCATGGGTGGACTTTTCTGTAGGGAGAGTCTGGTCATTAGGAAGTTTTCAGTGGTTCTTGGCAAAATCAGAAAAAGGAagagctttgtgtgtgtgtgtgtgtgtgtgtgtgtgtgtgtgtgtgtgtctttgtagAAGACTGCCATCTGTCCTTCCATGGGAGAGAATGGTCTTATTCTGAGATCATGTCCCTCTTGGACTCTTATTTGTGAAAGCCTCTTTTCCATACCAAAATATAATGGTAATAGAGgagcatttaaattttttatttacttgGCAAAATAGAATTGGcctataaaaaatattattttaccttTATCATTCTTGAAAACCAAAATCCAAGGCTATAGAAATTATTGCTGTGTtatagagagaaaccagcacaggAGTGCCTTCATGAAactaagggcaccagataataaagAACTCTTTGGCCCTGTCTCTTAGTTTAacagcaaaaagttcagtcaatcATTTTAGAGCTGAAGAACTTGTTAGTTTTCCAAATGGAAGAGTGAAGCTTTCTTTCCTTTGGAAAGCTCCTTCTGCTTTCTCATGATCTTCCTTTATCGATTTTGTTAATTTGGGGTTAGAGAGGGGgggaaaaatatgtgtgtgtgtatatatatatatgatatatgatatatttatttatatataatatattatgttTAGACtgtatttcattatatttaaaaataattctacgttttttttttttttttcctccttttcaacTTTCATTTTAAGGCCAGCAGTACCACTTCTGAACTCCAACAATGAGAAGGTGTTGGATCCCAATATCGAAGCCAACAGCCATTATGGTAAAGTCCTGGTTTCCTTCAGTTGCCAAGAGTTTTACCAACTAAAGTGGGTGGGGTTAGAGTTAGAAGGGAAACCCTGGCTTCCAGCAGGGGTACTTATCTAATCAGGCATTAGACGGTGAGCtaataagcaaaacaaaaactttaaaggaaagaagacagaacattttattctattttcacCACCTTCTAAACTTCCTGTTGAATGAAACCTGGAGAAAACGCTAATGCCTTGTAGCCTTCAGATACTTCGAATACTCCCCATGAGAAACAGACCAGAGAGCAGATTAGAGCCCTGATAAAACCTCTTCTCAGGTGGAATTACTACAAGCACAAGATACTTGTTTTGAGGTTTATCCCAAGCTTACAAATCTGTGCAACAGTGTGAGTGGACAGTCCCAGCAGTTCTTAATCCTGTTAAGAACTGTGTGAAAAAGTTGCCCAAGCAATTTAGCAACCCCCATTGGGCTATAATTATGTCCCACAAAAGTCCTATCCCAAATCATTTTTGGAACAATTCTCTTTCTTTATCAGCAGTTTTGGAAATAGAATGCCTATGTTCTTTTCTAATTCTGTAACAATGTCTCACAAAATAAGGTATTTCTTTCAATTCTGTAACAATGTCTCACAAAATAaggtatttattttctttcttttttgtagttgtagatggacagaatgcctttattttatttgtttatttttatgtggtgctgaggatcaaacccagtgcctcatgcatgctaggcaagtgctctaccactgagccccagcccaaaaTAAGGTGTTTCtaagatatatattttacagGGAGATAATGTACTCAAGAGATGTGTTTTAAGAATTGAGCAGGggcccaggtatggtggtgcatgcctgtacatCCTAGCAACTTGAGAGGTTGaagggaggatggcaagttcaagaccaacctgagCAATTTaacgaggccctaggcaacttagcaagaccctgtctcaatataaaataaaataaaaagaattgagtaGGGGTCTGGtggtgtagttcagtgatagatgcTCACTTAGCAtgggtggggccctgggttccattctcggcactacagaaaaaaaggaaagcaaaagAAGTCAGGTGTggaggcacatgcctgaaatcccagtgactcaggaggctgaggcaggaagatcacaagtttgaggccagcctgggcaacttagtgagaccctatctcaaaataaaatttgaacaaCAGTGGTGGGGGGAAGATgtagtcagtggtagagtgcttgcctagcgtgcacaaggccctgggttcaatccctagtactggaaaaaagaaaaaagaaccagAGAAACTGTTTTCAAAAAATGTACTGAATATTTTGAACAAAGTAATCTACTGCTATAGAGAAAATAGTACCTTTTTGGTATAAGGGGGGCTCTGTTGGTATATTGTATCATTGCCACTAAATACAGCAGTGCTTTATGTTGATAtagttatattaaaatatagGATTTTCTTCTAACTTTTCAAAATGTAGGAAATATTCCATTTCTTACATTCTCTTGTCTCTGTTCTCTTGTTCTTATTCTCTTGTTCTTATTCTCTTGTCTCTGCATGGATTTTATGATTTTAATAATCATAATATCAATTAGTTCAAATACATGATAGAAAATCATGTGTTCTTCAAGAATAGTAGTTATAACATTTGTAAGaattatcttttttaaatatatttttttagttgttgatggaccttttatttatttacatgtggtgctgagaattgaacccagtgcctcatgcatgctaggcaagcgctccactgcTGAGCTGTATCCCTACCCCaaaggtttttgtttatttgttttttaatctatACCCACTAAGGTGATATCAAGCCAATCTCCAACCAGAGAGGATTATTTAACCAGTCTCCTTTATGTTTGTCATTACTGACTGGTTCCTTCAAGAAAGAGAATAGTCTAGAAATCAAGCTATTTGCTCACATTGAACAATTCTGAATTCCCAACAAAAGTGCCCCTCCCCCACCCATGTCTCTCACCCTTTGATGGTAGGGGTTCCACTGGTGTTAGGAGAAGACCACCTAGCAGGTCTTGGGGCCCACAGGGAGACCAAGGAGGAGACCCAGAGACATGACTCTTAGTCACTTACACCACTAAAGAAGTCATGCTTGACTATGTGAAGTggcattgaatttttttaaaaattatagaaaatgaGAATTTCCATTATCACTCATCCTAACTAATGGTTATTTTTTAATTAGGTTATGGCGATGATGTTGGAAACCATGCAATGAAACcactaaatgaaaataaaggtaaTTATCTAAGAGTTTTATTAGAAActttcacataaaataaaaacaaaacccataGGTAGCTGGGCaccgtggcgcatgcctgtaatcccagtggctcgggaagctgaggcaggaggatcatgagttcaaagccagcctcagcaaaagcaaggcgctaagccactcagtgagattctgtctctcaataaagtacaaaatagagctggggatgtgactcagtggttgagtgcccctgagttcagtaactcctccctaaggaaaaaaaaaaaaaagacccacaggaaaagaaaactaaaacttGAAGGTGACTAGATAACCTCCCAGCCCTCGTGATGACTCTGTGACTAACT
This window encodes:
- the Pecam1 gene encoding platelet endothelial cell adhesion molecule isoform X1, with the protein product MQLGWTRGGKMWLGVLLTLLLCWSLDGTENSFTINTIQMESLPGWTVKNGQNLTLKCVVDISSTLKVKPQHLMLFYKDDVLFHNVSSVENTESFFIPAARVYDSGTYKCTVVLNKKEKTTQEYQVSVKGVPDPKVTLDKKEAIQGGLVTVNCSVPEEKAPIRFIIEKLDLHTTIVKQKKEKNSQNQNFVTLEFPVEEQDLILVFRCQAKILSGMDFEVSQSVRSELVTVRESFSIPKFHVSPHGMITEGEQLYIKCTIQVTHLAHEMPEIIIQKDKAIVATNTNRKNPEAVYSEMAMVEHNGNYTCKVESSRISKVSSIVVNITELFSKPKLESSSIRLDQGEMLSLSCSIPGAPLANFTIQREGVIVSQDQNFSKIAFEWDSGMYTCTAGIGKVVKKSNTVQITVCEKLSKPRIFHDAKSEIIKGQTIRISCHSINGTSPISYRLLKATRDLEVQTKLSKDPAVFKDKPTQDADYQCATHNCHSLPGMVSEVLRVKVIAPVNEVRLSILASQEVESGEEIVLLCTVAEGTGPITYKFYKKMEDKPFYQIVTNETNAYWRKTKVSKEQEGQYYCTASNRASPQQSSPQSNTLAVRVFLAPWKKGLIAVVVIGVIIATLIVGAKCYFLRKAKAKQMPVEMSRPAVPLLNSNNEKVLDPNIEANSHYGYGDDVGNHAMKPLNENKDSLSSDVEYTEVEVSPVEPHQALGTKGTETVYSEIRKANPNFMENRYSRTEGSLDGT
- the Pecam1 gene encoding platelet endothelial cell adhesion molecule isoform X2; amino-acid sequence: MQLGWTRGGKMWLGVLLTLLLCWSLDGTENSFTINTIQMESLPGWTVKNGQNLTLKCVVDISSTLKVKPQHLMLFYKDDVLFHNVSSVENTESFFIPAARVYDSGTYKCTVVLNKKEKTTQEYQVSVKGVPDPKVTLDKKEAIQGGLVTVNCSVPEEKAPIRFIIEKLDLHTTIVKQKKEKNSQNQNFVTLEFPVEEQDLILVFRCQAKILSGMDFEVSQSVRSELVTVRESFSIPKFHVSPHGMITEGEQLYIKCTIQVTHLAHEMPEIIIQKDKAIVATNTNRKNPEAVYSEMAMVEHNGNYTCKVESSRISKVSSIVVNITELFSKPKLESSSIRLDQGEMLSLSCSIPGAPLANFTIQREGVIVSQDQNFSKIAFEWDSGMYTCTAGIGKVVKKSNTVQITVCEKLSKPRIFHDAKSEIIKGQTIRISCHSINGTSPISYRLLKATRDLEVQTKLSKDPAVFKDKPTQDADYQCATHNCHSLPGMVSEVLRVKVIAPVNEVRLSILASQEVESGEEIVLLCTVAEGTGPITYKFYKKMEDKPFYQIVTNETNAYWRKTKVSKEQEGQYYCTASNRASPQQSSPQSNTLAVRVFLAPWKKGLIAVVVIGVIIATLIVGAKCYFLRKAKAKQMPVEMSRPAVPLLNSNNEKVLDPNIEANSHYGYGDDVGNHAMKPLNENKDSLSSDVEYTEVEVSPVEPHQALGTKGTETVYSEIRKANPKNGRLP